TGATTGACATTGCTACACTCTATCTTCTGGTTCGACAAAATAAATCTTACTAACATAGCCACATTTTATTATCTTCCTAGACAGAAATCTTTCTAATACGAAAGCCATTATATCGTGCTCACGagattatgttttattttttattttacaaaatgtcccttactGGCTTTCATATTTCTAACATATACTTTGCTAAATTTTATTTTCTGGCTTCACAGAAAACTATTcgtacattttatcgtctggtttgACAAACATCATACaactttgttacattttatcgtctggctacaaaatcttactaacattgctacatggTATCAACTGACTCGACAAAATTCTTACTAACATTGGATACAGTTCatcaacattgttacattttactgtTTGACGTCACAGAATTATGCAGCATTTAATCCTTTGAATCAAcaaaaatgttgatacattttcGTGAGAAagtattacagctaaaatgatgtaggcttggtgtttcactcatgggacattttAGTtgttgacacaaagatagacacatttcgAGTCAacctaacaataacagagacacaataaacacagcaggatcctttgcctaaacacattgaacactgattaAGTATTGCTGTGCAGTATATAGAAACAGATTGCAtgtggacttgatgattttaatggctgcaattgtttattttctaattgacatttcaacttgactacttctacatccctaATGTGGacagcacctatgtaattgtttctgtTGCATCAGAACTTGTCCGAGGGTccgtaataaatgtcatgttgtatgagtgaaacatcaactTGAAGGCTACATCATTTTACCGTTATCGcgtcattttctttcttttcttaccGGTCAGCGGTATGGCTTATATTTCACTGAAAGTTTGGTGTATGAGATTTATTTAGTGACTCCTGATTGGCTGATGCCCTCATTTGCGCATGTTTGTAACCCTGGCTACGCCTACCTTGGGTATAAGTAGCAATGCTCATAAGATTTACTTTTTAGCAAGACGATGAGCTGTAGCATTGTTTGTAAATACGACAGCCAGACAGCTGTTTCAGATGATGCGATTGTATTATAACTAAATTTAAATCTAACTCCGTGGGTAAATTAAACAATAACCCTACAAAATGTCAATGTGATTACAAAACTATAGGAATTCGTTCGTTGTGCTGTATGTAACTACATGTGTGTTCAAATAATGATCATGAGTGTTCCATATAGAGAATATAAACTACCTTGATCGTATAAAATAATGGTGTACAgggaatgattttttttttaattgaaactGGTTAGATATTTATGAAAGCCATTcagggacattttgtaaaataaaaaataaaaacttatcTCGTGAGCACGACATAATATCTTGTGCGCACGACTTGCTAacttgtgagcacgacatactGGATATTAACTGAGATGTTAGTAAACGAAATACATCAAAAcctttacaatatatttactttccTTGCATACCCAGCCTCccattcatatttatattataaagCTAAAGATTCGTGAGGGGGTGGGGCACGTCATGGAATATTGTTGATGAAAATACGTTATCTGTCTACAATCTTAGAAAGTATATGTCCGTCAGTGTCTAAATCTGACAGGCCATAGATCTTGAAAGGTCTATGGACAGTCTCAGTCAGGAGCCGTTTGTTTACTTACAGGCCAAAgcatacacaatacatttattcaacataaattaaatatttgattCGACTCCATTAATTGCCTTTGATCGATTTACCGCAATACTTATAATGCCATGTCACCGCCATATGAATAACTTCACTTAATCCCGGTTCATTCgttcaaaatattgacaagGTTTTCAATCCAAATGTCGTTCATTTTACACCTGTATAATAGTCTTTAGTATCCAGAATAGATTGACGTGTACATAGAAGGGGAAACGAAGGGTAATTCGTGACAGTGTTTAGGTATACTTACGTACATACGTTACGGCTGCCTCGTTCATGTAAATATTACTGCAGAATgctatatttatttatgtacctTCTTTTATGTCAACATAACATTAAAATCATATAAATAACTAATCAAATAACTCAGGTTTAATGGAAATGGCACGTGAGTACCATATTCCAGACTTTCCGCTCAGTAAAATAGTTTATATCCGGGTGTAAAAAATCGACAGCATAATTGCGCGTTCAGTCTTTCGAGATAACGAAGATGATGATGGCACCATTAGTAAATGGCACAATGCAATATTGGACAATGACTCTGTTTAGTTGGTTGCTAAAGTAGGTACTGCATTCAAGTGGCCTATTTGATTAAGTAGTCCCTCAGAAGACTGGTGCCACCCCTATGAAAAAAGTGCTATGTTCAAACCTCGGCCAGGCGAGGCAGCTGTTACGACAGATACCGAGTGAGAGGAGAGACGACAAAAGGTGATCAGCGCGTGAATGTGTTGATAACGTACTCGGAGAGTCATGTATAATGTAAAATCACCCGGAAAACGTGAAAATCGTTGACTTTATGGTTTTGCTATCCTTTATCCATAGCTAACGGCAATACGAAGACTTACTAGATAAGAAACGGTAGGTGTGTAGTATTATTCATCGTATAGTTCGTTGTACTGGGTGCTTTTAACATCATATTTCATAACATGCGGTATATTATAAACTGCATACAGCCGCCTGTGTTAAATTTTCTTGAACGCCAATTGTGTATAACCAAATGTTTGATCAGGTCATGACCAATGTATCTACACCGCACGATTCGCTCTATGTAGAACTTAATACATGCTACATGTACGCTGTCGTGCGGTTATGGTCAACAACGGAGCCACACAGAGAAAGAATATGTCCAATATTATTAATAGTATGGGTGGTCACAGGGGTTATTTATACACACTGAATACTCGAATGTTGTCGCTACAATTTATCTCCGTCTGTATTGTATTCCCTTTTTATGACCTGTAAACACCCTAATCCTTCGACGGCGAGGTCAAATTTGTATACATCTTTCTGAAAAGGTCAAAGTTGTCATAGGTCTTTTATTATCTGCCCCGAGACATTTAAAACCagagtgttgttgtttttctttcagtTATCGTATGTAGACGGGGTTATCGGTGGTGGTCGACTCAGCTAGCCCTCCGAGGCTAAAAGCAATCAGTCATCAAACGCTACAGGACTAAAGTAATCGTACCAGTATTATCAGCTTCTTGACTTTATCGCAACGGCTGTCTTCGCCTGATTGAATATAGGAATAACTAAGTGATACCAATTTATACGCTGTTCGCAGCTACTTTCGCCTTTGATGGAAATTGTGTGCTCAGCTTTGTACACCATACCTATAGTGGGGGAAGAACACTTAACGTGTGAAGTGAAGTAACtggacaagtgaacgaacatatCCGAAGCAGGAAGATACTCTTAGTAAGGCCTACCACCTTACCAAACTACGAACTACCTTTTTTTTAATCTCCCCGTTCGACGTCTGTTCGACCTTCCAAAATCTGGCTCCAGGATATGCTATACATCTTATAACGATCGTACGTATCCGTTGTCATAGCAATTTTAAAAGCAATAGCCATGGCATACAGACTGCTTAACGACTCTTTACGAACGACGTTTGCGCCTGAATTTACACAGGAACTGGAGGGGAactttacagtaaatgtaacgtTGCTGCCAAACAGAACTTCTACTATTACCACGCAGCCGAACGCTGAAACCGACGAAGCTTTGTTGTATATAGTAGCGGTGCTGTTATTCTATGCGTTCAGTTTGACATTGTTATTGATCAAGTACATCAAAAGTGAAAACGAAGACATGAAATTATCATATTTGTACGAAGCATTTGTCAAGAGGGAGGACTTTGAAGTTGCTGCTCGTAAAGTCGTtgtcccaccaccaccaccaccaccagcagcaccaccaccagcagTAGCAGCagaagcagcagcagcagcgTCGGCACCGCGGAAGAAACCAGGCGCAGTGACATTTGTGTGAATTAGAAGGAAAGTATTAAATTTAATAGCTGTTAAAGAAAGAAGTGCAATGGTGTGTTATGAATACCATGTCAAGGCCAGGCCTTGGTTTAGCGTTTGAGTACGCTCAATCGCGCAACATACAGTGACAAACAATCATCTCACTGTAGCTACGCCGATGGAAAATATACCCTTTACGTTGTCTTGGCCAGCGAGGCCATGCTACCACGGGTTTCCAACTCATCACAGCATGTTTATATTGCATTTGATTTGCCGCGCAGTCCGATCAACGCCTGAATTGTTTAACAACGATAAAAAACGACGCACCCGATATATAGAAGAGATTCTTATATTTCGAAAATGATGGATTTTTAATGACACGCGAGGTGGTGCGTTGATACAACTCGCAAAACGCAACAGAGATATTGATTGTTGTTATAGCAACACTCAGTATGACGATACTTTAGTATACCATCGATTTCGCCGTAAAATTATAGTAAATTCAACAAACATTATGTTTTCTCCCTGTGGAGAGACCTGGTGGATTGCCACTAGCAACGAGTCGTGTATGTCAATTCAATGTGTGTGCAATCGGGTCAATCACCTGCCTAGCTGACTTTTTAGCAGACACATTTttcaattattattgtaatatgGATTCCATTTATTCgttatatattttaatacaattcAGGATGACATGTGAACACACGATCAAACTCAATTCAGTTCATCATGTTGTAGTCATCAtaaccaaaaaaaacaaaaacttttatttacattttattcgAATTTATAAATTCAatctttaaagctgcactaactgtaaccatggcaacttgAGTATTATTTCTCCGATCAGCAAACaagcaatatattcactgaaaattgttaaaataccaattaaTAGAGACTGCACATGCTAATTAGATATTGGTTTTATCCATAAATACTACTGTAACAGGCTTGTCAGTTGATTTTAGTGTGcggactcaaaaatcaatttgattggattcatTGGTACCATATTATATTTAGAGTTACACAGAATACTTTTACCCATGGGTAATTTAatattgttcagggtgtacgatatttcGAGTATGTCATATCTAGCAAAACTGggttttaaaaaagaaaacattccagttgcagctagtacagcttTCCAGTTCGTAAATTATCCCATgtcatctacattgtatatcacagTTTATTTCCATGTCTATAATATGACGACTGGTTGTCATCCGACAAACAATATGTCGAACATTTATATCCCTAAAACCATTTATTTATAGAGAATTATATATTTCCTTtgttataattataaaacaGGACAGCACTTTTCAAAGCCATTTGATACTGTTGCTAAGGGGCAATATGGAAAGCTATGCTAGAACTATAGGACTAATTAGTTATAATCAGGATACCGTAGAACTGGATTGTATAGATTCCACGCTTTACTGTAGGACAGGACAGCATGAATTCCATATGGACTAATTGAGTATAAACAggatactgtagaacaggacagtatagatTTTGGGctgtactgtagaacaggacaatATGATTCCAGGATTTGCATAATCCATATACTGTATAGGCCACGATAGCATGGATTCCAAGCTATAAGAAAGAACTATACAGCGGATTTCAGGCTTTCACACtatatactgtagaacaggtcAGCATGGATCACGACGGCATGGTTGTGAATTCCATGCTATACTGTGTATGGCATAGAGCAGAGGCAATTCCACTGAGGTTAAACATGATAGCACGTACGTGTTCAAACCATCCTGTAGAACAGGACTGTTTGAATTCCaggctatgctatactatactgtaaAACAGGGGACAGCGTGAATTTAAGGCTACACACTGTAGAATTAATCCAGCGATGGCATGGTTTACTTCATGTGACATGAGACAATATTTGCGCTTGAAAATTGAAGATCGGtctaaatatattcatatacgAGCTGGCAAAACCATCCGtcaaaaggttttttttttagagggCTTTGGTTGGGGGAGGGGGATTTTCTGATAAGCAACCTTTTGATCACTAATTCAATGATGGCATATCTTGTAGAACATGACACATGCCTCTATTCCAAACTATTTGAGAGCGAAAAAATATGGTCTAACTAAGAGCGTTGCTAAGGAAAAAAGGTAGAAAAATAATCATGTAACTTTCTCTGCTCGTTATACCGTTATCTTACATAAGTAAGAGCAGTAAAGCTAGACTATCCGTGTCGATAACTATACATCTTGTAAAAAATACTAGATGTTGACATTCGGGTTCTCAGATTTGGCGATAAAGATTTGTTATCAATTTGAGTCCGGATTTTGGTCATCTGATCTATAGGGAATAAGTTGAGACTGATGAGAAATAATCCACGTTTATAGTAAATCAAGCTTAAGGTCGTATTCGTATAAAGGTATTAACAACCTGTACACGGTatgatttcatatttgtaaGGTGTTTTTTACATGATGCAACCGCAATATTTGACAAACCATCGTGTCAGTTTGTATACCGTCATGTTTTAGTGCATGTTTACTTATACTACGTTGTATGTTTAGCGTGTCGTGAGTCACCATAATGGAAGAACGCATCCATTGTTTGCATCAAAAGATGTTCGGATCGGGATCTAACAATAACGTACGTACATCTTTGTTGCATCGCACGTCGCGGAAGATAGATCAGTTCGGAGTGGATATAATACTGTTATTCTTACGAAAGGTTAAAAAGATCGTGTGAGCGTGATGattgtatgtgtgaatgtgaaATTAGAATTTATCTAACTATGCATAATATCTCAAATAGATCACGTGTTATGGTCATCCATAAACAATTATATTCGTCTTTGCAATCGCTCTGCTTGTCGCACGACATCATTGatgtgattattttttaattcagcTAACAATTCTCATCAGAACCAGCATACGTAAATTCAATCGTGACCCTAAGCAGAGTACAACGTAAAAGCTATCGAAAATAAGTtagaattgtttatttgttgtatatAAATGGCACACACACCAGCATTCCAAAAATGCCTTCAGCATATGAAACACTAAACGTCGTAAACACAGTGAAATGAGAGCTTTGCACCAGCGACTAATCGAAACAGATGGCTTTGTGCCGTGGTGAGTAATATAACATCAATGTGTTCACAAGCTGCTAATGCTGGCATACAATTGTGAAGCATGGCAAAGGTGGAAATTATTTAAGCGTCGATAGAGACATTCAGTCATGCGGTAACACGGCATGCAATCTGCAGCCATTATAAAATGCCCAGTCACGAAGTCCTGAAATGTCATTGTTGAACCGCAACACTGATGAGATACATTTGCAAAAGATCAGACTTGAATACTAACGTTTTTGTCAACGTTGTAGGCCCATGCTTGTACGTCGTTGGGTATCCCGCACTGGATCTAATTGACTACCTATATatagaaaatatttgaataattcataCATTGAAAACCATGTCATCCGAGACTGTCGAAAATCCTTTTACTATGATTGCTATATTTCATCGTCTGTGTCTAATGATGTCTtattaatattgttacattttcttgAAATTGTCTTGGCAGATCTACGTCAAATAATCTGGAATGTAACAAATAATGggattacattatgatatctcattcacacaaagaaaatgtagcaattgtaGTACTACTTGGATTTTATGTGACCACGGATAATGGCATGTAATTATGTCTACAACAATTTTTGTCGAGCCGAACAAATGAATTGAAATTATGTTAATGTGATTTTTGAcaagccagacgatgaaatatAGCAATATTAGTCAGACTGTTATGgaaccagacaataaaatgcaGCAATGTTAGTGCAGTATTATGTCGAGCCAGACAttgcaatgttagtaagaattTTTAGGCCAGGTGATAATCTGTATCATGAGTAGGCGACATGGTTGTCATTGCATTCCCATTgtcgcaagccagagcacatattgCGACTGAAGTGGTGGGtacgttttggacggtgccgtaaagaggcacgtggtttacgacgatgtgtaGAGTATCtctaataaaaacaaatatcaaattacGGCGACAAGTTAATAATATAAACCCCATGTTGTTCAACTGATATGTAACATTTACAAAACTGACATCGTCAAAATTAAGTATTGTATTTGCATATGTAGTATGACCGATGAACAAGAGGGGTCAACCGAGTCATGTAGAAGTTGTAGTCGTTATGGCATGGCACGGATGCTAAACAACTATATCGCCTTCCTATTCTACCAATATTCTATAACTGTTACACTTCACACTTTTCGCGACCTTGAAAATAGCTCACGCAAGTTGCATAATTAAGTTCGTTTATTACCTACcgtttaaaattacaaattttattaCACACGAACATGTACACGTTCACGTAATAGGCttgtatttttgataaatttagaaaataatcatatttttatttatagaGGCATGTGCAATTTTACAAGTTACATGAAGTGATGTAATTATTCAAGttcaaagatatttttttattatttgcattgTTTTTACTGAAAGATTGTTCATCAACTGCGCTGATCTTTCATTCAATAAAGCATTTGCTTTTACAGAAATTGCACCGTTTAGGATGTTCTCAATTGtgttatgttaattttatgttaattttatgttaATATCTGATGACATCTTTTATGTTCATCAGGAATGTCATTATTGTAAGATTAATGATATCAATTGTATTAATTATATTCCAAATTATTAATGAAATTTCCAGTGGtggtatattgtcattttaatttgatcTCACCATTGTAATAATGAGACTGGGATCCAGCAGTGTAGATCAGTTACAATGGTGTGAATATATGGAATGCACAACCTATAAATGTGTTTTATGAATTCGACCTGAGAGCTGGCTTAATTAGGAACACCAGAGAACTGTTATAGTTTATTGCTCCTAAATCACACCGTCCGATACATTATACGAGTTGTCCGACTTATTAAAAACACTAGTGTAATTATTACGTTTAGAATTATAAACAATATGGATATAGAGGcatatatttacaaacttaTGGTTGACAAAGCACACTTTCGCCTACAATCTTAAATAAATAGAACactgatgatgtatattgttcttGTGAGTCAAATATTGCCATAAATGAGGATGCTTGTAACAGTGAGCCATAAACCGGTCTGATGGCCAATCAATCATTGACGCACACACGTCACGAAAATGAACTTACAGGCTTAAAATGGTCTTCTATAATATTACGCCTCGTGACAAGAACACATCTCAAGGTCATCAGCTTTTTAGCTGGTTATCAATTCTTTTCTTATTTATAGCCCACATTTAAAATACTGTATATCTAGGATAATTTCCATAAAATTTACTGTTTTAATAGCGTTATCTAAAGTGGTCATACGAAATCGTCTTCTTTATTTTAACCATTTCGATCTTTAAATTGTATAcagataaaattaaaatgtaccaATGGGGCTGTATGCATGGACTTTAATATATGTGTTTACAGTGATGGCTTTTATACATTTCGATAATATTGTTCATTATCACAAAGGGTCCATTTAAAGCTCCTTAGTACAATGATCAAGAATCCAATTTTTGACAGGCGTATTCAGGTAGATCTGTATGAATGCATAGGAAAGCACGTTCCTCTTGAAAGCAGTCACTTTAAACGTTACAGGCGAGTTTTTCTAGTCAAAATCACGTATTCACCCGACGTTAGCGTGTTTCCAGTAGGCAgtgtaaatacaaatattggtgTAATATATGCCAAGATAGCTAACCCAGTCATGTTAACAAACTTAATTTGATATACAATATTCTATAATACACATAGACCTGACTTTACCTACAGTTACGGCAATCGTATGTGTGAACAGTACAAACAGGGTTGCTTTGTATTGTGTTTCACTCTTGAGACATGACATTTTGACATGTTACTCGGACAACTTCAaactcaaaataaaacaagtgtCGCGTATAGTGCAATTTTGGATGTAGACAGAGCATCGTTTCTATTGTGATGCGATCTGTGTGTAAACGAGACGGTGGGGTTAGATATTATGAAAACATACTTAGCTTaatctccccctccccctccaccaCCTTGTGACTACTGAATGCTCCATAACCTACCAAACCAAACCGTTTCTTAGGAAGCGCGACGCCTAGTCTATTTACTCGCCATTTTGCAATGAATTTTACTTTAGAAAAAACAGTATGTTTTGCACAGAAAGGAATGTATGGCatggtttgtacatgtatatgtcactgTACAGTAAAGATTAACGAGGTCGTATTCATTCTTACATTCACTTTTTACACTCAGTACTTTTATGGCAACAGATgagaaatacattacaatataagtTAAAGCAATAATAAAATGTTAGTTTAataaatcaagtgaaaatttatctcgtttttttttcagtttgtatGTCTGCCTCACTTAACATTACTGTCAGTGGTTCTTGTGCTCGTCTTGCAGGCTCTCAGCTGTTTTCACAGAGGGTTTATGGACCCGGTGAATGACCTTCATTCTAAGACTCCGTTATTTATAACTTATTCCATTCATTTTCGTGGCTGTGCCATTTGACACCTACATGTAAATGCAGCATAAGTTTGACATTGTTTAAGAGGCAGAAATGCTGATTCCCCGATATGTGCAGTGCATATACTTTACAAACAagattgttttaatttgttcCCATTACTTTTTTTCCTTCTGAGTGCGACCTATAGATACCCCATTCATTGCACCATACTTGTATTTCAATCTCATGTTTTGCTTTTggataaagaaaataaaaccattAAATAGAAGAAaagacatttatttatttatttatttattcgcaTCAGTTTATAGACTGGAAAACGTTCAACCATCCCAAATTGTCATTAGTAATTTTGGTGCGTATTTCTAAGTGAGATGTAATGACCTCttcaacccccaccccccgaTAGGGTGATTTCTTGCAGTGATATATGACGGGGTTAACGAGACGTCATATGAGTTTGTCTTGTCTGATATGGTTTACGAGATTTCATGACAGGACGATATGAAAAGTATACGTTACGATTATGTGTGTTGGAGCGACCTTTACTTGTAGCCATGGCAACATGTTACATTTGCTTATGGATCATGCGTTATATAGAACGTAAAACTAGTCGTTCACTGCCCGACAATATCACTTGTCATATTTTTAGACTGGCAAATACGTCTTCTTGTTTTTTTTAGCTGATCGATGCAAAGTGCATCACGACACACGCCATATATCTTACTGACTAACTACCGTCCCTTCGTCAAAGTTTACTCGGagataaaataatgtttctaTGTTCTCGctaaatatgtttatacatacCTCGTACCTAAAGGTAAGTGGCATTTAGCGAAAAAGCCTATGAATGCATGTAATTAAAATGGGAGGAACTCAATAACTcagcatttttttcaaactcgATAGCTACTTACTGATGAGCGACATCTGGATATACAATTACGTATACATCCATTACTTGGTTTGCAATTGTTTTACACACAATGGGgacttttttagcacaactgaacttgttcagtagtgctatagggatcgcccggcgtctgtctgtctgtgtgtgtgtgtggatgtgtgtgtgtgtgtaaacaacttaaagtcaaaaactgctgaaccgattgccatgatatttggtgggtccataaccttgggtgtctagttgggaaattgttcaaatcaaaatgatcgcatcacaggtctgtgatttgggtaaaaaaatgtgatttttggtcaaaaaacttaaactcagaaactactgggcagattggtgcgaaatttggtgggaacattctgaagggggtgtaaagtaagatttgttcatgacatgatgattccatcagcgatatgcaaattagggctagaaatgtgtctttttggttaaaaatctataattccaaaagtgcTGAGcagatggggctgaaatttaatgagaatgtatctagggatgtatggatgaagagatattaagcatacagtgagtccatgagtgatatgcaaattaggtgtaaaaatgttcatttttggtcaaaaacttatatctcaaaaactatttggtcactgagtctgaaacttggtgagatgtttctgaaagtgttattctgcagattttcatcaaaacattttgacaaaattggccctagcaaccatgaccacgcccttagcaacgaccaaatggcagtatattttggtcaaatgccaacatcatctggtaggcaaatgagtaaaca
The Glandiceps talaboti chromosome 6, keGlaTala1.1, whole genome shotgun sequence genome window above contains:
- the LOC144436537 gene encoding uncharacterized protein LOC144436537; protein product: MAYRLLNDSLRTTFAPEFTQELEGNFTVNVTLLPNRTSTITTQPNAETDEALLYIVAVLLFYAFSLTLLLIKYIKSENEDMKLSYLYEAFVKREDFEVAARKVVVPPPPPPPAAPPPAVAAEAAAAASAPRKKPGAVTFV